In Oceaniferula flava, one genomic interval encodes:
- the thrS gene encoding threonine--tRNA ligase → MPEANDAANEPAKERKTLDQRHQMSDLDRLRHSCAHVLATAVLRIWPDAQLAGGPPVESGFYYDIDLDHSITPDDFPKIEAEMKKIVKENQRFEKEVVTRDEAMELAKSGRLGALSERDAVSQFKVDLLNDIPEGEEISIFKNGEFWDLCAGPHVGRTGNCKAHKIMSVASAFYKGDNTRPQLQRIYGTCFKNKTMLDEHLEKLEEAKKRDHRRLGKELGIFHIDEAVGQGLILWKPKGALMRRALQDFITDELDKQGYSQVFTPHIGKLDLYRTSGHFPYYQESQFPAIAERDTLEKLADENASCSTLTNGLETGTIEGYMLRPMNCPHHIKIYASDHHSYRDLPVRLAEFGTVYRWEQSGELGGMTRVRGFTQDDAHLFCTPDQVAEEVQSCLELVKKVLKTLGMNDYRVRLSLRDPDSDKYVGEPENWDKAEDALRQAVQILGVDYTEEEGEAAFYGPKIDFVVKDVIGRDWQLGTVQVDYNLPERFDLTYIGSDNKPHRPVMIHRAPFGSLERFTGLLIEHFEGKFPTWLSPEQVRVLPISEKFNDAADEAVKALAEIGVRVSADRNADKVGAKIRLARMDRVPYMLVIGAREAESGTVSVRHRDRDDLGAMTLDEFVQTIQQEIADRAL, encoded by the coding sequence ATGCCTGAAGCGAACGATGCGGCCAACGAGCCAGCGAAAGAACGGAAAACACTCGATCAACGCCACCAGATGTCCGATCTGGATCGGCTCCGCCACTCCTGTGCCCACGTTTTGGCGACCGCCGTGCTGCGGATCTGGCCGGACGCTCAATTGGCCGGCGGACCACCGGTGGAAAGTGGTTTCTACTATGACATCGACCTGGATCACTCGATCACTCCGGACGATTTCCCCAAAATCGAAGCCGAGATGAAGAAGATCGTGAAGGAGAACCAGCGCTTTGAAAAAGAGGTGGTGACCCGCGATGAGGCCATGGAGCTGGCAAAGAGCGGTCGTCTCGGTGCTCTGTCCGAGCGCGATGCCGTGAGTCAGTTCAAGGTGGATCTGCTCAACGACATCCCTGAAGGTGAGGAAATTTCTATTTTCAAAAATGGCGAGTTCTGGGACCTCTGTGCCGGTCCTCACGTCGGCCGCACTGGTAACTGCAAAGCGCACAAGATCATGAGCGTGGCATCGGCCTTCTACAAAGGCGACAACACCCGCCCGCAGCTTCAGCGTATTTACGGCACCTGTTTCAAAAACAAAACCATGCTCGACGAGCACCTCGAAAAGCTCGAGGAAGCGAAGAAGCGTGACCACCGTCGCTTAGGTAAAGAGCTTGGCATTTTCCACATCGATGAAGCGGTGGGGCAGGGGCTGATCCTCTGGAAACCCAAGGGCGCACTGATGCGCCGTGCGCTGCAGGACTTCATCACCGATGAGCTGGACAAGCAGGGATACTCCCAGGTGTTCACCCCACACATCGGCAAGTTGGACCTCTACCGCACCTCCGGCCACTTCCCTTACTATCAAGAAAGCCAATTTCCGGCGATTGCCGAGCGTGATACTCTGGAAAAGTTGGCGGATGAAAATGCCAGCTGCTCGACGCTGACCAACGGACTGGAAACTGGCACGATCGAGGGCTACATGCTCAGGCCGATGAACTGCCCCCATCACATTAAGATTTATGCCAGCGATCATCACAGCTATCGTGATCTGCCAGTGCGCTTGGCCGAGTTCGGCACCGTTTACCGCTGGGAGCAGTCCGGCGAGCTGGGCGGCATGACACGTGTTCGTGGCTTCACCCAAGATGATGCCCACTTGTTCTGCACCCCCGATCAGGTGGCAGAAGAGGTTCAGAGCTGCCTTGAACTGGTGAAAAAAGTGCTGAAAACGCTCGGCATGAACGATTACCGCGTGCGTCTTTCATTGCGTGATCCTGACTCTGACAAATACGTCGGCGAACCAGAAAACTGGGACAAAGCCGAGGACGCCCTGCGTCAGGCGGTGCAAATTCTCGGTGTTGATTATACTGAGGAAGAGGGTGAAGCTGCTTTCTACGGGCCAAAAATTGACTTTGTGGTGAAGGACGTGATTGGTCGCGACTGGCAGCTGGGCACGGTGCAGGTGGACTACAACCTGCCTGAGCGCTTTGACCTTACATACATCGGCTCTGACAACAAACCGCACCGTCCGGTGATGATTCACCGCGCGCCATTCGGCTCGCTGGAACGCTTTACGGGTCTCTTGATCGAGCACTTCGAGGGCAAGTTCCCGACTTGGCTATCGCCTGAGCAAGTGCGCGTGCTGCCGATTTCCGAGAAATTCAACGACGCGGCCGATGAAGCGGTGAAAGCGCTCGCCGAAATTGGTGTCCGTGTCTCTGCCGACCGCAATGCGGACAAGGTGGGTGCCAAGATTCGACTTGCCAGAATGGATCGTGTGCCGTATATGCTAGTCATCGGAGCACGGGAAGCTGAAAGCGGAACCGTCTCTGTGAGACACCGGGATCGGGATGATCTGGGTGCGATGACTCTCGATGAATTTGTTCAAACCATCCAACAGGAAATTGCCGACCGTGCACTGTGA
- the thiE gene encoding thiamine phosphate synthase produces MPYGGGGMESDTITEGPLAQAKLYGILDTGYVEVENMMHVASQLLEGGAGVLQLRAKGYDAEGVLALARKHLADLPALCRKHQVPFIINDFPDVAVALGADGVHIGQDDGSLAAVRQVVGSEMLVGRSTHSVEQAQGALAEGFDYIGFGPLFPTPTKQGRPGIGLENIRVVQETVGCEIPVFCIGGVKPDNLELVLASGARRVVIVSALLLAEDVQSSTREVVSSLGESS; encoded by the coding sequence TTGCCCTATGGCGGTGGCGGAATGGAAAGTGACACGATTACAGAAGGTCCGCTGGCTCAGGCGAAACTCTACGGCATCCTCGATACCGGCTATGTGGAGGTGGAAAACATGATGCATGTTGCTTCCCAGCTGCTCGAAGGTGGAGCCGGTGTGCTGCAGCTGCGTGCCAAGGGCTACGATGCCGAGGGTGTGCTCGCACTGGCTCGTAAGCACCTCGCCGACTTGCCGGCCCTTTGTCGTAAGCATCAGGTTCCGTTCATCATCAACGATTTTCCCGATGTGGCCGTGGCCTTGGGGGCCGATGGTGTGCACATTGGTCAGGACGATGGATCGCTCGCTGCGGTGCGTCAGGTAGTTGGCTCAGAGATGCTGGTTGGCCGCTCGACCCATTCGGTGGAACAGGCCCAAGGCGCCTTGGCGGAAGGGTTCGATTACATCGGTTTTGGTCCGCTGTTCCCAACCCCCACGAAACAAGGTCGCCCCGGCATCGGTCTGGAGAATATCCGCGTGGTTCAGGAAACGGTGGGCTGCGAGATTCCAGTTTTCTGCATCGGTGGGGTGAAGCCGGACAATTTGGAATTGGTGCTTGCCTCCGGTGCGCGCCGCGTGGTCATTGTTTCCGCGCTCTTGCTGGCCGAGGATGTTCAGTCCTCCACCCGCGAGGTGGTGTCATCACTCGGCGAGAGCTCCTAG
- the infC gene encoding translation initiation factor IF-3 has protein sequence MTRVNERIRAPKVRVVYEDQQLGVMSSRVAVEKAKSVGLDLVEVAANANPPVCRVCDYGKYKYEQAKLKKKAPKVANRIKEIKLRVGTDTHDYNIKLARAEQFLDQGNKVRVRLQFRGRENAHREIGFEVLTKVGEDLKQIANVDQAPRLAGRAVTMMLSPLPKEQRKRHFYLSHGNLVDPDDEGDEDIEFDDDDELGDDVQADANEGDKAGE, from the coding sequence ATGACTCGTGTCAATGAGCGTATCCGTGCACCCAAGGTGCGAGTCGTTTATGAAGATCAACAGCTCGGCGTGATGAGTTCGCGCGTGGCTGTTGAAAAGGCCAAGTCCGTGGGCTTGGATCTTGTGGAGGTGGCGGCCAATGCCAATCCTCCCGTCTGCCGCGTTTGTGACTATGGGAAATACAAATACGAGCAAGCCAAGCTCAAGAAGAAAGCTCCCAAGGTGGCCAATCGAATCAAGGAGATCAAACTCCGGGTGGGAACGGACACACACGATTACAATATCAAGCTGGCGCGCGCCGAGCAGTTCCTGGATCAAGGGAACAAGGTGCGTGTGCGTCTGCAGTTCCGCGGTCGGGAAAATGCTCACCGCGAGATCGGATTCGAAGTGCTCACCAAGGTGGGCGAAGATCTGAAGCAGATCGCCAACGTCGATCAGGCGCCACGCTTGGCCGGACGCGCCGTGACGATGATGCTTTCCCCGCTGCCCAAAGAGCAACGCAAGCGTCACTTCTATCTCAGCCACGGTAACTTGGTGGACCCTGATGACGAGGGTGACGAAGATATCGAGTTTGACGATGACGACGAGCTCGGCGATGATGTTCAAGCCGACGCCAACGAGGGAGATAAGGCGGGCGAATAA
- a CDS encoding PfkB family carbohydrate kinase, with amino-acid sequence MSNIIIGGTIAIDNVSTPNAEAKNLLGGSAAYASLAASYYTKPAHLVGVVGHDYPEEHLEMLESHGVDLSGVERSDSESFTWTGEYHENMNDRTTHRVGLNVLESWKVQVPDEIADSRIVVPANMSPDNQIEMLDQCTAAEKFVVADTMDLWIEIANERLHEVLQRIDLLVINESEARDFAGTSNLILAGEILLEKGPRYVVIKLGEFGAILFGPDNAIFKFHAWPLREIVDPTGAGDTFLGAMAGYLADLGGVDFSFAQIRDAILRGSILASFTCEDFSTRRLETVTEQEIQQRLDGLKAMSQWD; translated from the coding sequence ATGTCCAACATCATCATCGGCGGAACCATCGCCATCGACAACGTCTCCACTCCGAATGCCGAAGCTAAGAACCTCCTCGGAGGATCTGCGGCCTACGCATCTCTCGCTGCCAGCTATTACACCAAGCCAGCTCATCTGGTCGGCGTGGTCGGTCACGATTACCCGGAGGAACATTTGGAAATGCTCGAAAGTCACGGCGTGGATCTCAGTGGTGTTGAACGCTCCGATAGCGAGTCCTTTACCTGGACCGGGGAATACCACGAGAATATGAACGATCGCACCACGCACCGCGTCGGTCTCAACGTGCTGGAAAGCTGGAAGGTCCAGGTGCCTGACGAGATCGCCGACAGCCGCATCGTGGTGCCCGCCAACATGTCGCCGGACAACCAGATCGAAATGCTCGATCAGTGCACCGCCGCCGAGAAGTTTGTGGTCGCCGATACCATGGATCTCTGGATTGAGATCGCCAACGAACGCCTCCACGAAGTGCTACAGCGCATCGATCTTCTGGTCATCAACGAGTCCGAAGCCCGCGACTTCGCCGGCACCAGCAATCTGATCCTCGCCGGTGAGATTCTGTTGGAAAAAGGACCCCGCTACGTCGTCATCAAGCTCGGCGAGTTTGGAGCCATCTTGTTTGGGCCGGACAACGCCATCTTCAAGTTCCACGCCTGGCCGCTGCGCGAAATTGTTGACCCCACAGGCGCGGGCGACACCTTCCTCGGAGCCATGGCCGGCTATTTGGCAGACCTCGGCGGCGTTGATTTTAGCTTCGCCCAGATCCGCGATGCCATTCTGCGCGGTTCTATCCTCGCCAGCTTCACCTGCGAGGATTTCTCCACTCGCCGACTCGAAACCGTCACCGAGCAGGAAATTCAACAACGTCTCGACGGTCTCAAGGCCATGAGTCAGTGGGACTAA
- a CDS encoding PEP-CTERM sorting domain-containing protein, whose translation MKKLISITALSIGISAIAQSATVTLETKAFVNYSDGSTPVTDNTGTVSVGFYDSEPTFGTEVSTADILSDYTALGSGAFEDSIGNLDGYFRFDLTENITSEYASKDVYIVLGNASTLEASDEFLVWKATSNPDGNTFVEDDPLGGPGSVALDNTTGSLLLGDFESGEFNMISVVPEPSSTALFGLGGLALLIRRRR comes from the coding sequence ATGAAAAAATTAATAAGCATAACCGCGCTGAGTATCGGAATCTCAGCAATAGCCCAATCAGCTACAGTCACTTTAGAGACTAAAGCATTTGTTAATTATAGTGACGGTTCAACTCCTGTCACTGATAACACAGGTACAGTTTCTGTGGGCTTTTATGATTCAGAACCAACATTTGGAACTGAGGTATCTACTGCTGATATTTTGTCCGATTACACTGCCTTGGGCAGTGGGGCATTCGAGGATTCTATCGGTAATCTAGACGGATACTTTAGGTTTGATTTAACCGAAAATATTACCTCTGAATATGCCTCAAAGGATGTTTATATTGTTCTGGGTAATGCTAGCACTCTAGAGGCATCTGATGAGTTCCTAGTTTGGAAAGCTACCTCAAATCCAGACGGTAATACTTTTGTTGAAGATGATCCTCTTGGAGGGCCCGGATCCGTGGCTCTTGACAATACAACAGGCTCATTGCTCTTGGGTGATTTCGAAAGTGGTGAATTTAATATGATTAGTGTCGTCCCAGAACCATCCTCCACAGCGCTTTTTGGCCTGGGTGGTTTGGCTTTGCTGATCCGCCGCCGTCGATAG
- a CDS encoding L,D-transpeptidase family protein — MTLRSSILIMLGSLSAFGGWMWYEFQLQPPNISMDPISTLSEEEYRRGDLRAKDAITRRSPRLSKALAERDLKLGDPVFIRIFKESRELEIWVRHSASGRYRHFRTWTIAAMSGKLGPKLAEGDQQAPEGFYAVGPSQMKPDSTFHLAFNIGYPNAYDRAHSRTGSFIMVHGNRVSIGCFAMTDLMIEEIYTLCALALENGQAFFRVHSFPFRMSDARLAEATNSSWHPFWLNLKEGYDWFETHKTPPNVEVRDQRYLFSE, encoded by the coding sequence ATGACTCTCCGCAGCTCCATCCTCATCATGCTGGGAAGCCTCAGCGCTTTCGGCGGCTGGATGTGGTATGAATTCCAGCTGCAGCCACCGAACATTTCCATGGACCCCATCAGCACACTCAGCGAGGAGGAATACCGTCGAGGAGACCTACGCGCCAAAGATGCCATCACCCGGCGCTCGCCTCGACTCAGTAAGGCCCTGGCAGAACGAGATCTGAAACTCGGCGATCCGGTCTTCATCCGCATCTTCAAGGAAAGCCGTGAGCTGGAAATCTGGGTGCGCCACAGCGCCAGCGGCCGCTACCGGCATTTCCGCACCTGGACCATCGCCGCAATGTCAGGAAAGCTAGGGCCGAAACTCGCCGAGGGCGACCAGCAGGCGCCCGAAGGTTTTTATGCCGTTGGGCCGTCCCAAATGAAGCCGGACAGCACCTTCCACCTGGCCTTCAACATCGGCTACCCGAATGCCTACGATCGAGCCCACAGCCGCACCGGCTCATTCATCATGGTGCACGGCAACCGGGTCTCGATCGGCTGCTTCGCCATGACCGATTTGATGATCGAAGAAATCTACACCCTCTGCGCCCTGGCCCTGGAAAATGGGCAAGCGTTCTTCCGGGTGCATTCCTTCCCCTTCCGGATGAGCGACGCCCGCCTGGCCGAGGCGACAAACTCCAGTTGGCATCCCTTCTGGCTAAACCTCAAGGAAGGTTACGATTGGTTTGAGACCCACAAGACACCACCCAATGTTGAGGTGCGCGATCAGCGCTACCTGTTCAGCGAGTGA
- the aroB gene encoding 3-dehydroquinate synthase, translating to MPNVHVNLADRSYDILVEDGLLDRAGELIAGLGLKGKAAVITDSNVGALYADRLVDRLSEAGIETSVHTVRAGEASKSMLQTADLCGEMNRADHDRSSFVVALGGGVVGDLAGFVAAIFYRGIPFVQIPTTIVSQVDSSAGGKTGVNASEGKNLIGAFHQPRLVIVDPLTLASLPGREYREGYAEVIKHAAIRDAAMIDDLATLDPADQHPSADLLARNLAIKARVVEEDEQETSGVRALLNFGHTIGHGIEASLPYGEMLHGEAISLGIKAALFLSEKINQFSPAESARILGLLENFQLPLTLPDSIPTEKIMDKLSRDKKFTGGVIKFVLLTGPGAAEVSSKVTLDDIREAVEYLRA from the coding sequence GTGCCAAACGTTCACGTCAACCTTGCCGATCGTTCATACGACATCCTCGTTGAAGATGGCCTGCTAGATCGCGCTGGCGAGCTCATCGCGGGCCTCGGCCTCAAAGGCAAAGCCGCCGTCATCACCGATAGCAATGTCGGCGCGCTCTATGCCGATCGACTTGTCGACAGACTCAGCGAGGCAGGCATCGAGACCAGCGTGCACACCGTGCGGGCTGGCGAGGCCAGCAAGTCGATGCTGCAAACGGCCGACCTCTGCGGCGAGATGAATCGTGCCGATCACGACCGTAGCTCCTTTGTGGTCGCACTCGGCGGTGGCGTCGTGGGTGACCTAGCCGGCTTTGTCGCAGCCATTTTCTACCGCGGCATCCCCTTCGTCCAGATCCCCACCACCATCGTCTCCCAGGTGGACAGTTCTGCCGGAGGAAAAACCGGAGTGAATGCCTCCGAGGGCAAGAACCTCATCGGAGCCTTCCACCAGCCACGCCTGGTCATCGTCGATCCTCTCACGCTCGCCTCCCTGCCCGGTCGGGAATACCGCGAAGGATACGCCGAAGTCATCAAACACGCTGCCATTCGCGACGCCGCAATGATTGACGACCTCGCCACACTCGACCCCGCCGATCAGCATCCGTCCGCCGACCTGCTGGCCAGAAACCTTGCGATCAAAGCCCGCGTGGTTGAAGAGGACGAACAAGAAACGTCCGGCGTGCGCGCCCTGCTGAACTTCGGTCACACCATCGGCCACGGCATCGAAGCCTCCCTCCCCTACGGTGAAATGCTGCATGGCGAGGCGATCTCCCTGGGTATAAAAGCCGCTCTTTTCCTGTCGGAAAAAATCAACCAGTTCTCTCCTGCCGAGAGCGCTCGCATTCTCGGACTGCTGGAGAATTTCCAACTCCCTCTCACCCTGCCCGACTCCATCCCGACCGAAAAAATCATGGATAAGCTCAGTCGGGATAAAAAATTCACCGGTGGCGTGATCAAGTTTGTGCTACTCACCGGACCAGGGGCAGCGGAGGTCTCATCGAAGGTCACACTGGATGACATCCGGGAGGCCGTCGAATACCTACGGGCATAA
- a CDS encoding PLD nuclease N-terminal domain-containing protein, with translation MTMLFSTLAQAEPNGSMMILPALLFFAIGIAFVVFWIWTLVDCIKNEPSEGNDKIVWVLVIALAGWIGALIYLLARRPTRKRELGR, from the coding sequence ATGACGATGCTTTTTTCAACTCTCGCCCAAGCCGAACCCAACGGCAGCATGATGATTCTGCCGGCGCTGCTGTTTTTTGCCATTGGTATTGCCTTTGTGGTATTCTGGATTTGGACCTTGGTGGACTGTATTAAAAACGAACCCTCGGAGGGTAACGACAAAATCGTCTGGGTGCTCGTGATCGCACTGGCCGGATGGATCGGCGCCCTGATCTACCTGCTGGCCCGCCGCCCGACGCGCAAACGCGAACTCGGCCGCTAG
- a CDS encoding bactofilin family protein translates to MFQKVIGQKPDSAAPSTGSASNDTPRSSAPAPAAPSSPSPSVSSSPAPRSASPAPSGRNVLSSDVEIKGTIKFSNDLVVDGKIEGNINSDGSLTIGENARIKAEVKTRSVIVYGKVHGNIEVTDKVELKANAELVGDIKAASLSIEPGAIFVGKSTVGTPSVSPQASSNKNAASSNKGSSQPSAKQAAARS, encoded by the coding sequence GTGTTCCAAAAAGTAATCGGACAAAAGCCAGATTCCGCCGCTCCGTCCACCGGCTCCGCTAGTAATGACACCCCAAGAAGCTCTGCTCCAGCACCCGCAGCGCCGAGTAGTCCAAGCCCTAGTGTCAGCAGCAGTCCGGCGCCTCGTTCCGCAAGCCCTGCACCCAGCGGACGCAACGTCCTCAGCTCGGACGTGGAAATCAAAGGCACCATCAAATTTTCCAACGATCTCGTCGTCGACGGTAAGATCGAAGGCAACATCAACTCGGATGGATCATTAACCATCGGTGAAAACGCCCGCATCAAAGCTGAAGTCAAAACCCGCTCGGTCATTGTCTACGGCAAAGTGCACGGCAACATCGAAGTGACCGACAAGGTCGAGCTGAAAGCCAACGCTGAACTCGTCGGCGATATTAAAGCAGCCTCTCTCTCCATCGAGCCTGGAGCCATCTTCGTGGGTAAATCCACAGTCGGCACACCAAGCGTCTCGCCTCAAGCTAGCAGCAACAAAAATGCCGCCAGCTCCAACAAAGGAAGCAGCCAACCAAGCGCCAAGCAGGCAGCGGCTCGGTCCTAA
- a CDS encoding tetratricopeptide repeat protein: MAEISNPIAEIDHGPSKLDQFLDRHTPKLVIGAILIALAVIGYVIYSGLAEAEAEEAGSALYAANTATEYQEVISKWPDSEAAASAQLLLAGVQWEDSKDEAVSTLQSFISEHPEHSAAATAKVSLGLRQLAQGKNDEAVSTLTEVANDESAAYIAPLAQITLGDIAKAAGDTEGAKTWYEKAAEDNTGQGNTYADTASARLQLVNAVPPTKVKPTAPAPAVPPAAPAAAGSTPSPAPTLPPLVAPDQDQPATQPADAPDAEGQSEEPQKPAENLNEGPR, from the coding sequence ATGGCTGAAATATCTAATCCCATCGCTGAAATTGACCACGGACCGAGCAAACTCGATCAATTTCTGGACCGCCACACTCCGAAACTTGTGATCGGAGCCATTCTGATTGCCCTCGCAGTGATCGGATACGTGATTTACTCCGGTTTGGCCGAGGCCGAAGCAGAAGAAGCAGGATCGGCACTCTACGCAGCCAACACGGCGACAGAATACCAAGAAGTCATCAGCAAGTGGCCTGACAGCGAAGCCGCCGCCAGCGCTCAACTCCTGCTCGCAGGTGTCCAGTGGGAAGACTCCAAAGACGAAGCCGTCAGCACTTTGCAAAGCTTCATTTCCGAGCACCCCGAACACTCGGCCGCCGCCACGGCAAAGGTCAGCCTCGGACTGCGCCAACTCGCGCAAGGGAAGAACGACGAAGCCGTCAGCACCCTGACCGAAGTGGCCAACGATGAATCCGCCGCTTACATCGCCCCTCTTGCTCAGATCACCTTGGGCGATATTGCCAAGGCCGCCGGCGACACAGAAGGAGCCAAGACCTGGTATGAAAAAGCAGCCGAGGACAATACCGGCCAAGGCAACACCTATGCCGATACCGCCAGCGCCCGACTGCAACTGGTCAACGCAGTGCCCCCCACCAAAGTCAAACCAACCGCTCCAGCTCCCGCCGTTCCACCAGCAGCCCCTGCGGCCGCCGGCAGCACACCATCCCCCGCTCCCACACTCCCTCCTCTGGTCGCTCCCGATCAAGATCAGCCAGCCACCCAGCCTGCTGACGCACCCGATGCAGAAGGCCAATCAGAAGAGCCCCAAAAGCCAGCTGAGAACCTCAATGAAGGACCTCGATAG
- a CDS encoding polymer-forming cytoskeletal protein → MAFFSKKKKNDTPKEPAARKNTVDLSCPDCGFKQTESNMAVSTYCRGCGVHYKIVDGKAEPNKIAPSNPFATLKSDGQAPRLRPRQDDDQADKASKDQPAAEKKEDEKPKAETPKSKPTSPFPFAKPKADVASFVQKAAASTGLFHGKDQPRKVRCFECEREHEAPAEASSTLCPGCGAYIALKDYDIHSNWNRRIQTRGNVVIHKKASVTGITIHCHHLTTHGDFTGGVDCSGDFTIRSHGKIMGRVRCKRLIIEKRAQVEFANAVHCEDAIIDGNVTGHFECSGKLILRKKATLTGDIKVATMAVEEGARHNGRMSIGQ, encoded by the coding sequence ATGGCATTTTTTTCTAAGAAAAAGAAAAACGACACCCCCAAAGAGCCGGCAGCCCGCAAGAACACCGTGGACTTAAGCTGTCCGGACTGTGGATTTAAGCAAACAGAGTCTAACATGGCGGTCTCCACCTACTGTCGAGGGTGTGGGGTGCATTACAAAATCGTCGATGGCAAAGCGGAGCCTAACAAGATCGCTCCCAGTAATCCATTCGCCACCCTGAAAAGCGATGGCCAAGCGCCCCGGTTGCGTCCACGACAAGACGACGACCAGGCGGACAAAGCATCCAAAGACCAACCTGCCGCAGAGAAAAAAGAGGATGAAAAGCCCAAGGCTGAAACGCCAAAGAGCAAACCGACATCCCCTTTCCCCTTCGCCAAACCAAAGGCCGATGTCGCTAGCTTTGTGCAAAAAGCAGCTGCCAGCACCGGCCTGTTTCACGGTAAGGATCAGCCACGTAAAGTGCGGTGCTTTGAGTGCGAAAGAGAGCACGAAGCACCAGCGGAGGCCAGCTCGACCCTGTGCCCTGGCTGTGGTGCCTACATCGCCCTCAAGGACTACGATATCCACAGCAACTGGAATCGCCGTATCCAAACCCGCGGCAATGTGGTGATCCATAAAAAAGCCTCGGTCACCGGCATCACCATCCACTGCCACCATCTCACCACCCACGGCGACTTCACCGGAGGCGTCGATTGCTCCGGAGATTTCACCATCCGCAGCCACGGTAAAATCATGGGCCGCGTTCGCTGCAAGCGCCTGATCATCGAAAAGAGAGCACAGGTGGAATTTGCCAATGCCGTGCACTGCGAAGACGCCATCATCGATGGCAATGTGACCGGTCACTTCGAGTGCTCAGGAAAACTCATTCTCCGGAAAAAAGCCACCCTCACTGGCGACATCAAAGTCGCCACCATGGCCGTCGAAGAAGGAGCCCGCCACAACGGCCGGATGTCGATTGGGCAGTAG
- the nadA gene encoding quinolinate synthase NadA encodes MSTTSLDLREDILRLKKERNAVILAHNYQTGDIQDIADYVGDSLGLAYRAQETDADVIAFCGVHFMAETAKIVNPNKTVVLPDKDAGCSLEESCPADELEKYLNDNKEKNYYVIAYINCSAGVKALCDVICTSGNAVKIVNKAPADRPILFVPDANLGAWVMEQTGRKMDLWQGACYVHVEFTRESINKIKSEYPDALVVAHPECTTAVRLLADEVCSTEKMIAFCQNAPVKNIIVVTESGMLHRLQKEAPDKNLIAGPTDRCACNDCHFMKMNTMQKLHDCLEKLEPQVELPEDIRKRAEAPLLKMLEQSK; translated from the coding sequence ATGTCCACCACCTCACTCGATCTTCGTGAAGACATCTTGCGTCTGAAAAAAGAACGCAACGCCGTCATTCTCGCTCACAACTACCAAACCGGCGACATTCAGGATATTGCCGACTACGTAGGCGACTCTCTGGGCTTGGCCTACCGCGCCCAGGAAACCGACGCCGATGTCATCGCGTTCTGCGGCGTGCACTTCATGGCGGAGACCGCCAAGATCGTGAACCCTAACAAAACCGTCGTGCTCCCCGACAAAGACGCCGGCTGTTCGCTGGAAGAATCCTGCCCCGCTGACGAGCTGGAAAAATACCTCAACGACAACAAGGAGAAGAACTACTACGTCATCGCCTACATCAACTGCTCGGCTGGCGTGAAGGCCCTGTGCGATGTCATCTGCACCTCCGGCAACGCCGTTAAAATCGTCAACAAAGCCCCAGCCGATCGACCCATCCTGTTCGTTCCCGACGCTAACTTGGGTGCCTGGGTGATGGAGCAAACCGGACGCAAGATGGACCTCTGGCAGGGTGCCTGCTACGTGCACGTCGAGTTCACCCGGGAATCGATCAATAAAATCAAATCCGAGTATCCAGACGCGTTGGTAGTGGCCCACCCAGAATGCACCACGGCAGTCCGCCTGCTCGCTGACGAGGTCTGCTCGACCGAAAAAATGATCGCCTTCTGCCAAAATGCACCGGTGAAAAACATCATCGTGGTGACCGAGAGCGGCATGCTCCACCGCCTGCAAAAAGAAGCTCCCGATAAAAACTTGATCGCCGGCCCCACCGATCGCTGCGCCTGCAACGACTGCCATTTCATGAAAATGAACACCATGCAGAAGCTGCACGATTGCTTGGAGAAGTTGGAACCCCAGGTGGAACTTCCGGAAGACATCAGAAAACGTGCCGAGGCACCCTTGCTGAAGATGTTGGAGCAGAGCAAGTAA